The following DNA comes from Macadamia integrifolia cultivar HAES 741 unplaced genomic scaffold, SCU_Mint_v3 scaffold2795, whole genome shotgun sequence.
GAAGGCAAATGATTCCCTGGCTAGGGAATTCCTGTTTTCCACGCTAAAAAAGTCTGGCTTTTCGGAGGtctggatttcttggattcatcATCTCTTGATTTCTTCTAGAATTTCAATCTTGGTGAATGGTGGTCCAGTGGGTTTTTCTGAGGTTGGAAGAGGTCTGCGGCAAGGCGATCCCTTATCTCCAATATTATTCATCCTGTCGAAGGAGGTTCTCTATAGAGGCTTAAGGCAGATGGTGTGTGATGCTCAAATCAAACACCTGCCAGGTCCTAGAGGTGTGTCCACTCCATctcatttaatattttttggcgatatttttatttttatgaatgcttcGGCTACATATGTGAAGAATCTTCAGTCTTTTCTAGTAAAGTATCAGGCATTCTCTGGTCATAActttaatctagaaaaaagtagcttattttttggtaaggtgGCCCCTCACAGGAAGCAGTTCATAAGTAATATTTTGGGAATTCAGTTAGCTAGAATGCCAACAAAGTATTTAGGTGTTgagctcttcaaggggagagtaAGAAAAGTCCATATGTTACCAATGATGGATAAACTAAAGAAAAGGTTGGTAGggtggaaaaggaaaattctcTCTATGGCGGGAAGGGTGGAGCTGGTGAGATCGGTGATCCCAAGTATCCCAATTCataattttgggatttattggtggcctgagaGCTCAATAAAATTGGTGGAAAAGTGGATGCGTAACTTCATATGGTCAGGAGATTTGGAGACAAGGAAGAAGACTGTTGTAAAATGGGATGATGTGTGTAAGCCTTTAAGGGAAGGTGGTATAGGCATAAGGAAGCTGCATGATGTCAATTTTGCGTGTTAGTGTAAACTCACTTGGCAGATTAAGCATGAGAAATCTTTAATGAGTAATTTCTTCCGTGCTCGATTTCTGAAAGCAGATGGCTCGTTGAAATCTAGTCACATCTCTTCATCAGTGTAGCCAGGTCTCAAGAAGGTTTGGAGGTGGGTGAAATATTATGAGCAGCGGACAATTGGTAATGGCCGGAAGATAAATTTCTGGAGAGATAGTTGGTTGGGAAGTAAATCCATTGAAGAGCTATTTGGTTTGCAGGCGGATCTTTGTAGTACATTACAAGCGAAGGTCTCTGACTTTATTATCCAAGGTGAGTGGAACTTTCCCAGAGTAGAGTCTAATAGTCTTAACAGTATTTTTGCTCAAGCAAAAACGATTTCAATCTCTGCCGCTGAAGATAGTTGCCATTTGGAGATATCCTCATTTGGGATTTTTACAATTAAAGCTGCTTGGAAAAATGTGAGAAGGGAGTCGCCTAAGGTGGGTTGGTTTTCTTTGATATGAAATTGCATCGGCAGCCTCGGCAAGCtgtttttggatggagaatgatgaaaaaaaattaccaacTGATGATGCTCTCAAAAAACAAGGGGTTTACTTGCCTTCGCAATGTAACCTATGTGGGCGGGCAAAGGAATCATTTATTCATTCTTTCTATGAGTGTTCTTTTGCAATTTCTCTATGGCAAAAATTCTGTAATTGTTTTGGGGTGGTGAGGCCGATTTTTGAAGGGCTTGACAGCCTTATTGCTTAGTGGAAGGTGCAGGCAAAGATGACAAACTTCAAGGGGGTGTGGCTGAAGGGGTTCGTCttgattccttattttatttggcTGGAAAGAAACCACAGACAGTACAATgatgaaaacaaatcaattgATGTTGTTTTTGGCTACCTAAAATTAGTGATCAAGCTTTGATGCACAAAGGGGTGCCTATCTCTATTGTGGATTTGGTAAATGCAAGACGGCTAGGATTTGCAGGGGTGATAAATAGCCCAAGGGAAATATATGAGATATATTGGAACCCCCTTCAGGTGGGTTGGTTAAAGTTAAACACGGATGGTTGCTCAATAGGCAACCCAGGGAAGTCAGGAGCAGGGGGTGTTTCCAGAAATGTAAAGGCCGAAGTGGTTGCAAATttcagaagtttcttgggtgTGAGATCAAACTTTGAGGTGGAGTTCTTGGTGCTTTTGATTGGGTTAGAAATTGCTAATCAGATGAATGTGAACCGGTTGTGGATTGGGTGTGATTCGGCCGTGGTTGTGATTCTTTTTCTAAAAGGAAAACCTCCCTAAGTTGCTCgcaaaaaatggataaatatttTATCTCTCTTGGAAGAGGCTGAATGGAAGATAACCCATTGCTATTGAGAAGCTAATTcagttgctgattttctatCGAAATCAGCTGCTCGGTTTGAAGTTTCATCGCTAGTTTTAAATTGGCCGCCTCTGGTTCAGATGGACTTAGACATGGATGCTTCTCGTCATCCAAGATCGAGAATGTGCTAGGTCttttgatttttatgtttttttggttGAGTAGTGTGGGTGTCTtgtcctgctgatggcaatgccgaaggtggaacaTGTTCATCCCCTACTCTTCCAGGTGTGAGTTTGGGTGTTCTGGCCTTTCTCATTTGATATACTATATCtgtgttctttctttttctatttttcattttaatatacatgatcttttagcaaaaaaaaaagtgtgagtGAAAGAACTTTGTTTTTCTCTGAACTGCTGCCACCACTGCACCTGAGTCCGATTCAATCCACAGACCACTTGCCCTCAGTGCCTTGGCCATCAGAATCCCTTCCATGACTGCCTCAAATTGATCCtcgtaaattttttttgtaccCAAAAACATACTGAAGGAGTCATAAACCTGCCCCTCACTATCTCGAGTGATTCCCCCTGCACCTGCTCTTCCTGGATTTCCCAAGGAGCTCCCATCAACATTGATTTTAATCCATTCTCGCTGAGGCTTGCACCAATGGACTTCCAAAGGGAGATAGGAGATCATGTAATCCATAGGGATACCCAGTCTTCTGCAACAAATAATATCAGAAGGAGCCTTAACCTCCCCTTTTGAACTGCCAAGGCATAGAGCAAGCTCTCGACGCGCAAATTCAAAGATTTTCCAATCAGGTCTAGCTGCTGCCTCGTGAgatcttctatttctttccaaccaAATATTTGCTGCAAGTATTGAGAAACCCATGAACCAATGATTTTTCAGGTTTAGAATTCTGGCCTTACCTTTCCACCACATAATCAAGCCTTCAATCGACTGATGATATTGCCATCCAACTCCAAAACAGTCTGCAAACTCCCTCCAAACCAAAGTCAAGAAAACTTACTTCTTCATATTTGAAGAGAATGCTTTCCTCCATCATGGGTGCAGCCTCCAATGGCTGTCAATGTCTGCTTTAGTAATCTCATGAACTAAACTGACCCCTATTTTTTATgtatactctctctcttcatgacAAAAAGTTCCATCACGTCATATTTTGATTGCACACACACTAGGCCTTGGCTTGGTGGTTTGTAGTGCTCAATGGAGTACTTGTCGGAGGGGTGTtcacttgatcaactcctcTCAAGTGCATCGGTGATTGATTTTCCCCAATTTCCTTGCTTTCCAAGAAATGTGACCTTGGGCCCCTATTGACTCCTCTATGAGATTGTACTTGGCCCCCATGTGGGTCTACTATGAAATGACCAATAagcccttgaacttgaaaaataaaataaataaataaaaattaattttgacTGCGCATACATATTTATTTTTGACCATATACATTTGTTCCTTCTCCTTTGACTCTCCTTTTTGTTTAGGGTGACCACGCCAATGCGTTCCAAAACTTTTTGAACACTTTCGCAGCTTTGTCGACTACCGGTACAACCATAGCCAACATAGTGAACATATGTTGATGGACACATTAAATAAATTGCCAGCTCCAAGATTGAGTTTTAGAGGCATTTTGTTGTTGAAATGGTTCTCTATGTGATATGCTGGATCTCGTCGCAATTTTAGAAAGCATTGGAAGAGTAGTTGTAGGTGAAAAGaccaaaaaacaaatataaaaaaggtCATATACAGAACTATGTAAGCTGGTGAGAACTTCATTTATGACTACGCTATATCAAGAGTGGATTTTAAAGGAGTTTATTAGAAGAATTTGTGAGCTGGCTAAAGGTTAATGTTGATGGTAGTGCTTTGGGAAATCCAGGAAGAACAGGGGCCGGAGGGGTTGTTCGCGATCATGATGGCCAGGTCTGTGattcttttagtatttttctgggCATAAAACAGATTTATGAAGCAGAGTTTGAGGGTGTTATGGAGGACATTTCGATGGCTAAGGCACTGGATGCAAGGGGTCTTTGGATAGAGTCTAACTCGGCTGTCGTAGTTACTGCGATTCAGAAAAACCATATCCCGTGGTTCACTCTTCAAAAATGGTTGACATCTCTACCTTTCCTAGAATCGATACCATGGAAGATCTCCCATTGTTTTCGCGAAGCAAACCCGATAGCGGACTTCTTGGTAAAAAAGGCTTCCAAATCTGTAAACTCAGAGTTCTCGGTGTCTTTCCCCAGGGGTATTTAGAGAATGATATTCAGGGTAGGCATCATTTTAGATTCCTCTAGGGCTTTTGTTAGCTCTCTCTGTTGATGGCCTTGCCGAAAGTGGAGATTTCTAGTGGCGCTAGGGGTTTCtgctcttctcttttctttggcttttgatgtatcctttctttttcctttttaataaaGGTCATCttttagcccaaaaaaaaaaaaaaaaaatagaagaatttGTGGAGGGCTCCTGGATCTTATGTCAACATGAAGGTTTGTCTCCTACAATTTCGGGGTTGGCCCGTGATTGTGTTACCTGGTgtttccttcttatttttcttgttaatttgatttttacttGCTATTTTACTTATAAAATGTTTCACCTTCTAAGGTTAATTTCTCCTTGTAAAgttgttatatattttttttcttggaaaacCAATGTTGTTATGAAGTTGCTTTGAACGGTTATGCACTTTCGGGAGCCTTTTCAAGTCACGATTCCAATGGCATTTTGAATGGCACcctccacctctctctctctctctctggagaaagttattaaaaaaaaaaaaaaaaaaagtatacatGGATGAGATTGGAcattaatgattaaaaaaaaagaaaacatgatGAGAAGCAAGAAGTCTTATTGTTGAGAGatcgaaaaataaaaatgatcaaacttggaaaaagaattaaaacaaagaacgtgaaagatggagaaagaaaatgaagtgaCGTTTCAGTCAATTTGATCACCGGCAACTTCCTAACGGTTTcaagaaattattatttatagttatgagaaaaagaaattattttttgtttattgaccaagaacttgaaaattaagtGCATACATTATTgattaaacaaaagaaagtCCAAAGAAACGTCAAATTGTAAGTCAAATTATGAGAAACGTAGGAATCAATTTCCCCAATAGTCTAAGAACAACAAAAGTTGTATATAAGAAGGAGGATCAATATTCCAGCAAAGCACAAATTAAATTGACTTTTGGAGCCCAAAGATGCTAAATGATCAGCTACAAAGTGATTAGCCTGTCACAAGACATGACAAAAAAATAActgcttttgttgttttcttttttctctgttttttaataaaatttctcgGTGAGAACATCTACAAATACCTAGAGAACCTGAAATTTTCTACTAAACTTGAAAAAACTCATACATCACTCTTCACCTCACAAGATGATAGGGTTTTTCCATATAAACAATAATATAGGGAACCCAAAAACTCTAATTACCAAACATTTACAATTTTATCTCGTACTTGGAATGGATCCCAAACCAGATCCACACCAATTACAAGTATAAGCCTAATGATAATTATGTGAACCAACACAAAATACAAGACATATCCAACTCTACAACTTTCACCTTGACCTTCAAAAGAGAGGCGCTCCTTGGACTAGGTCCATTTATTAGAATACAGAGAGACTCCTATTTAAGGTGCTCcaaatacaggggaggggggCATCCTTAGTCCAGAGGTGAAAGGGAGGTTCGATTGAAGATATGGATTTGAATGAGATCTCTTTGAAGGTGGTTTGTGGAGTCCATGGGTGGGGATGACAAGTTTTATCTCGGTGCGCCAAAGCCCTCCCACAAGAGCTGAGAGCCTATCCACTTTAGTGATGAAACGAAATACGAAATGCCATTCTCCATCCATAAAAATCTATTCTTAAGCAAATTTGAGTGTAAATCTTAATGACTGAGTTTCCCTGCACCCATGGTTAATCACCGCGGGGGATCTAGGCCACCTGAAGGTTGGGGCGGGGGGAGGTGGCACTTCTGACCTTTCAATCGCATGATGATTTTCACCATATGGCAAAGGAAAACTATATCTAATCTTAGTAGGATTATAAATAACTTTTAGGGTGATGAACGCATAAATATTACAAGataaatccaacaaaaaagATTCATGTATATCTATAATCAGTTCAATTCATCACACACTTGATGtgctaatttttatttttctttttctttatttaaaaacagcatccaaatatttttattcaacaACACTAGAACAAGATAAACCCCATCTAGGAGATTTGTTTACAAAGAAAGGAGGTGGGCAAAGCCACCCAATCTGAGAATTACAAAGagtaacaatatcatcaactacAATCCTAGCAGCCCAATCAAGGGACGAAACACAAAAACAGAACTAATAGAATTAACATATGACTAGTACACTAACGATAATATCTTATTTCGGTCCAACTAAAGCAACATGGTAAAAGATGTGATTCCCACTTATTCTTAGTGACTATTAATTAAGATTAATTTCATCTCCTATTACTTTGCCCTTTGGGACACGTGGGCCCGCAACGGGGTTTTCATCACCCATGTGAACTCCTGCTTCTCTGACATGTCAACATCTTGTCCATCCACAGCCACCCATTTGTAATTTCTGATCAAATTTGCCAGAAAATACTCCAAATGCAATGTCCCTAACCCTAGTCCAGGGCAAATCCTCCTTCCTGCACTAAATGGCATCATCTTAATCTCCCTAGTCCCTGTTATATCAACTACTTCCCCTTCTTCACCCAAGAACCTCTCTGGCTTAAACTCCATGGGATCTTTCCAAACTTGTGGGTCTCTCCCCATCCCTGCCACCGTAAAATTCACAATAGTTTTCTTGGGGATGAGATAGCCATTCAACACAACATCTTCCTCCACAATACGTGGCAGCACAAAGTGGCTAGGTGGGTTTAACCTCAGCGTTTCTAATACCACTGCCTTCAGATATGGCATCTTCTGCAAATCCTCttctttgatctcttcttctgaATTCACAACCTGTTGGATCTCAGAAAAAAGCTTTTCTTGGATAGTTTGGTCCTTCACAAGGTGGGCCATGACCCATTCAAACACAGTTGATACTGTGTCACTCCCTGCATCCATAACCTCACAGATGAGAATCACTATTTCTTCATCATTTATATCCCTTCCTCCTTCATCTTTGAATTTGAGATCAAAGAGTGAATCGATGTAGGCGAAAATATTCTCATCTTGGTTTTCTTGTTTGATCTTCTCCTTTCGTTCTCGACGGGACTGGATCAAAGGAAGTAGAGCAGATATTTGTTTGCGGCGAATATCAATCAAATGTTTTCTGAAGATGAATTTCCCAAAGGTGGGGAAGGAATGGAAAATAGAAAGTCTTTTGTAATTGGCTACGACATTCCCTTCTATTTCTACAATGTCTTTGATGGCTTTCTCATCAAGTTTCTCACCAAAGCACATGAAAAGCAACAAAGAAAACATGGCATATCGGAAGGGTTCTACCACAGGCACAGGGTCGCCTGACTCAACATGGTATTTGAGCAACGAATCAACTGTTTCCAAGAAGCTTATGCGGGCGCGACCAAAACACTTATACCGAGAAGGGCTAAGAAGTGCGGAAGTGAGGTTACGACGGAGGAACCTCCAACGAGCGCCAGAGGAGGAACCAGTATCTGAATTGGTGTTTCGAAAGATGCAGCTGGGTGTGACAGATCCTGGGCGGTAGCTAAAGGCGGCACCATTCTGGATTAGAGCTTGATGGGCTAGTGAATGGCTGGAAATGAATACTGAGAGGCTAGAGCCAATGCGGATGGATATGATTGGTCCGTATTTGTAGGAGAGGTCACGGATGAGTGATTCGAAATCGGTTAACAATCTTTTGAGCAAGAAGATGCTGCCTACTATGGGCAGTGAAGGAGGGCCTGGTGGTAAAGAGAGTTTGGTTTTCTTGGATTTGCTCTGAGAGAAGAGGATGAGGAAAACATTGGTGGCTGCTGCACAGAGACAAAGAGATAAGAGGATCATGAACCAAGAGTACTCCATTGGATTTGGAGGACTAGAACccaacaaaagaaggaaatgaaattGCTAGCTATTGCGATAATGCGCTCCTTCTTTAGCTATGGCTGAGACATGCAGAAGTGTTTGTGCATGGGAGTGCCAGTTCTCGAGCAAATTTATAGATTTTCTTAATTCCCAACCCCCCACCctcctcttatttttttatttttttgtttggcaTTTCCTTACCTCACATATGTGACGTCTAGAAACGTTGAATTCTATGGTCAAAAGACATCAAATGAGCCATCCAATGGTTAGGGTTGCTTGGGGTGCAAGTCCATATATTGGGGTGAGTGTCGGTCTTTCCAGCCGTTGGATGCCTCACTAGGTGTCTTAATGGCTATAGAGAGGATCATGATTTCAAtgattttcattttggtttgattttgatttgtatTAACAAATTAACAATTGTAATTTGAATtggaacaaaataaaacaaatagaaataagtACCTCTCACTTGAGTACTAGCCTATTTATCAACTAAATTAATTAATacaataataattaatttaaggagaaaagaaccctGCCAGGTTAACATTCTCATTCCCAAGCATAGTTGGATGTGAAAATACCCTGTTGGGTCTATTCACACCTAGATATGTCTGGACTAACCTAAAAAACTACTTTTCTCAATTTAATAAGCAATAATTGTTGCATCAGACTTTTGAAACATGAAATATGTAAAATTTCTTGGGATTAACTAGATAATATATGGGTGCAAGGACCCTACCGGTCTGGTGTAGGAAACGTTAGATGCTTGGGCCAATTGGGAGGTTGCACGGGAGCATCTTCATGGCacagtagtttttttttttgggggggggggggggaggggaggcaaTGTAGTCATTTCGTACCCGGCTCATTCTGATCATTTTCTATGCCAAATAGGTagggttctttttctcttaatatatattaattatgaaTTGAAAAATGATGGGTCatgttaaaatggattaaaaaaacCTTACTTCCTAATTGAAGAAATAGCTTATTTATCTTGTGAGAGTAAAGAaggtaaaaaaatggaaaacaa
Coding sequences within:
- the LOC122067262 gene encoding cytochrome P450 89A2-like, with the translated sequence MEYSWFMILLSLCLCAAATNVFLILFSQSKSKKTKLSLPPGPPSLPIVGSIFLLKRLLTDFESLIRDLSYKYGPIISIRIGSSLSVFISSHSLAHQALIQNGAAFSYRPGSVTPSCIFRNTNSDTGSSSGARWRFLRRNLTSALLSPSRYKCFGRARISFLETVDSLLKYHVESGDPVPVVEPFRYAMFSLLLFMCFGEKLDEKAIKDIVEIEGNVVANYKRLSIFHSFPTFGKFIFRKHLIDIRRKQISALLPLIQSRRERKEKIKQENQDENIFAYIDSLFDLKFKDEGGRDINDEEIVILICEVMDAGSDTVSTVFEWVMAHLVKDQTIQEKLFSEIQQVVNSEEEIKEEDLQKMPYLKAVVLETLRLNPPSHFVLPRIVEEDVVLNGYLIPKKTIVNFTVAGMGRDPQVWKDPMEFKPERFLGEEGEVVDITGTREIKMMPFSAGRRICPGLGLGTLHLEYFLANLIRNYKWVAVDGQDVDMSEKQEFTWVMKTPLRAHVSQRAK